From the genome of Symphalangus syndactylus isolate Jambi chromosome 7, NHGRI_mSymSyn1-v2.1_pri, whole genome shotgun sequence, one region includes:
- the LOC129486279 gene encoding protocadherin alpha-C2 isoform X19 translates to MEQAGTRPAATEHPRLRRPMRWLLLLPLLLLLLLLLPGPAASQLRYSVPEEQAPGALVGNVARALGLELRRLGPGCLRINHLGAPSPRYLELDLTSGALFVNERIDREALCEQRPRCLLSLEVLAHNPVAVSAVEVEILDINDNSPRFPRPNYQLQVSESVAPGARFHIESAQDPDVGANSVQTYELSPSEHFELDLKPLQENSKVLELVLRKGLDREQAALHHLVLTAVDGGIPARSGTAQISVRVLDTNDNSPAFDQSTYRVQLREDSPPGTLVVKLNASDPDEGSNGELRYSLSSYTSDRERQLFSIDASTGEVRVIGGLDYEEASSYQIYVQATDRGPVPMAGHCKVLVDIVDVNDNAPEVVLTDLYSPVPENATPNTIVAVLSVNDQDSGPNRKVSLGLEATLPFRLNGFGNSYTLVVSGPLDREQVAVYNITVTATDGGIPQLTSQRTLKVEISDINDNPPSFLEDSYSIYIQENNLPGVLLCTVQATDPDEKENAEVTYSLLEREIQGLPVTSYVSINSASGSLYAVNSFDYEKFREFFVTVEAQDKGSPPLSSTVTANVYVVDMNDHAPHILYPTSTNSSAAFEMVPRTAPAGYLVTKVIAMDSDSGQNAWLFYHLAQTSDLDLFKVELHTGEIRTTRKMGDESGSTFNLTVVVRDNGEPSLSASVAVTVAVVDRVSKILPDTQRHIKSPRTYSEITLYLIIALSTVSFIFLLTIIILSIIKCYHYTAYGTACCGGFCGVRERSPAELYKQANNNIDARIPHGLKVQPHFIEVRGNGSLTKTYCYKACLTAGSGSDTFMFYNTGAQTGPGPSGAQAAVTDSRNLTGQSGQSAGNLIILKNEAVSQNEPRQPNPDWRYSASLRAGMHRVENLGTREPAREAWSF, encoded by the coding sequence ATGGAGCAGGCGGGCACCAGACCTGCGGCGACAGAGCATCCACGGCTCCGGCGGCCCATGCGCTGGCTGCTGCTACTGCCTctcctgctgctgttgctgctgctgctaccgGGCCCAGCGGCCTCCCAGCTGCGATACTCCGTGCCAGAGGAGCAGGCACCCGGCGCGCTCGTGGGCAACGTGGCTCGCGCGCTGGGGCTCGAGCTGCGGCGCTTGGGGCCGGGTTGCTTGCGCATCAACCATCTGGGTGCGCCCAGTCCGCGCTACCTGGAGCTGGACCTGACGAGTGGAGCGCTCTTCGTCAACGAGCGCATTGATAGGGAGGCGCTGTGTGAGCAGCGGCCTCGCTGCCTGCTCAGCTTGGAAGTGCTGGCGCACAACCCCGTGGCGGTGAGCGCCGTTGAGGTGGAAATATTGGACATCAACGACAACTCACCGCGTTTCCCGCGGCCCAACTACCAGCTTCAGGTAAGCGAATCGGTGGCGCCTGGAGCGCGCTTTCACATAGAGAGTGCGCAGGACCCTGACGTGGGCGCCAACTCAGTACAGACCTATGAGCTCAGCCCCAGCGAGCACTTCGAGCTGGACCTTAAGCCCCTGCAGGAGAACAGTAAAGTGCTTGAGCTGGTGCTGCGTAAGGGCCTAGACCGGGAGCAGGCAGCCTTGCACCACCTGGTTCTCACAGCCGTGGATGGGGGCATCCCAGCCCGCTCGGGTACGGCACAGATCTCTGTGCGTGTCCTGGACACTAACGACAACTCTCCTGCCTTTGACCAGTCCACTTATCGCGTCCAGCTACGGGAGGACTCACCCCCAGGCACATTGGTGGTGAAACTGAATGCCTCAGACCCGGATGAGGGCTCCAATGGTGAGCTCAGGTACTCCTTGAGCAGCTACACGTCGGACCGGGAGAGGCAGCTCTTCAGCATAGATGCCAGTACTGGGGAAGTGCGAGTAATTGGGGGGCTGGATTATGAGGAAGCCTCCTCCTACCAGATCTATGTGCAGGCGACTGACCGGGGTCCAGTGCCCATGGCAGGTCACTGCAAGGTGCTGGTGGACATCGTGGACGTGAATGACAATGCCCCAGAAGTGGTGCTCACGGACCTGTATAGCCCAGTGCCTGAGAATGCTACACCCAACACAATTGTGGCAGTTCTCAGTGTCAATGACCAAGACTCAGGCCCCAACCGGAAAGTGAGCCTGGGTCTGGAGGCCACACTGCCTTTCCGACTGAATGGCTTTGGAAACTCCTATACACTGGTGGTGAGTGGCCCACTGGACCGAGAGCAGGTGGCTGTCTACAACATCACGGTGACAGCCACTGATGGGGGAATACCACAGCTCACATCCCAGCGGACACTGAAGGTTGAGATCTCTGACATCAATGACAATCCACCAAGCTTCCTGGAGGACTCCTATTCCATCTACATACAGGAGAACAATTTGCCAGGTGTGTTGCTCTGTACTGTGCAAGCCACAGACCCAGATGAAAAGGAGAATGCAGAGGTGACCTACTCCCTTCTGGAGAGGGAGATTCAAGGGCTGCCAGTCACCTCCTATGTCTCCATTAACAGTGCCAGTGGCAGCCTTTATGCTGTCAACTCCTTTGACTATGAGAAGTTTCGGGAGTTCTTTGTGACTGTGGAGGCTCAGGACAAGGGGAGCCCACCACTGAGCAGCACCGTGACTGCCAACGTGTATGTGGTGGACATGAATGACCATGCCCCTCACATTCTGTACCCTACCTCAACCAACTCGTCAGCAGCCTTCGAGATGGTGCCTCGAACTGCCCCTGCTGGCTACCTGGTCACCAAAGTCATAGCCATGGACTCAGACTCTGGGCAAAATGCTTGGCTTTTTTACCATCTAGCCCAGACTTCTGACCTGGACCTCTTTAAAGTAGAGCTGCACACAGGAGAAATTAGGACTACCAGGAAGATGGGAGATGAGAGTGGTAGCACTTTCAACCTGACTGTGGTAGTCCGAGATAATGGAGAGCCATCACTATCAGCCTCTGTGGCTGTTACGGTAGCTGTGGTGGATAGGGTTTCCAAAATCCTCCCTGACACTCAGAGACACATTAAGAGCCCTCGGACATACTCTGAAATTACCCTTTATCTAATAATAGCATTAAGCACAgtgtcttttatatttcttttgacaATCATCATTTTGAGCATCATCAAGTGCTACCACTACACTGCGTATGGCACTGCATGCTGTGGAGGCTTCTGTGGAGTAAGGGAAAGGTCCCCTGCAGAACTTTACAAACAGGCCAACAACAATATTGATGCCAGGATACCGCATGGCCTCAAAGTGCAGCCTCACTTCATTGAAGTTCGAGGGAATGGCTCTCTCACCAAGACCTACTGCTACAAGGCCTGTCTGACAGCAGGCTCAGGGAGTGACACTTTCATGTTTTACAATACAGGGGCCCAGACAGGACCAGGGCCTTCGGGAGCCCAAGCAGCAGTGACTGACAGCAGGAACCTCACAGGCCAAAGTGGTCAGAGTGCTGGGAACCTGATTATTCTCAAAAACGAGGCTGTTTCTCAAAATGAG
- the LOC129486279 gene encoding protocadherin alpha-C2 isoform X18, whose product MEQAGTRPAATEHPRLRRPMRWLLLLPLLLLLLLLLPGPAASQLRYSVPEEQAPGALVGNVARALGLELRRLGPGCLRINHLGAPSPRYLELDLTSGALFVNERIDREALCEQRPRCLLSLEVLAHNPVAVSAVEVEILDINDNSPRFPRPNYQLQVSESVAPGARFHIESAQDPDVGANSVQTYELSPSEHFELDLKPLQENSKVLELVLRKGLDREQAALHHLVLTAVDGGIPARSGTAQISVRVLDTNDNSPAFDQSTYRVQLREDSPPGTLVVKLNASDPDEGSNGELRYSLSSYTSDRERQLFSIDASTGEVRVIGGLDYEEASSYQIYVQATDRGPVPMAGHCKVLVDIVDVNDNAPEVVLTDLYSPVPENATPNTIVAVLSVNDQDSGPNRKVSLGLEATLPFRLNGFGNSYTLVVSGPLDREQVAVYNITVTATDGGIPQLTSQRTLKVEISDINDNPPSFLEDSYSIYIQENNLPGVLLCTVQATDPDEKENAEVTYSLLEREIQGLPVTSYVSINSASGSLYAVNSFDYEKFREFFVTVEAQDKGSPPLSSTVTANVYVVDMNDHAPHILYPTSTNSSAAFEMVPRTAPAGYLVTKVIAMDSDSGQNAWLFYHLAQTSDLDLFKVELHTGEIRTTRKMGDESGSTFNLTVVVRDNGEPSLSASVAVTVAVVDRVSKILPDTQRHIKSPRTYSEITLYLIIALSTVSFIFLLTIIILSIIKCYHYTAYGTACCGGFCGVRERSPAELYKQANNNIDARIPHGLKVQPHFIEVRGNGSLTKTYCYKACLTAGSGSDTFMFYNTGAQTGPGPSGAQAAVTDSRNLTGQSGQSAGNLIILKNEAVSQNEPRQPNPDWRYSASLRAGMHSSVHLEEAGILRAGPGGPDQQWPTVSSATPVPEVRSPQ is encoded by the coding sequence ATGGAGCAGGCGGGCACCAGACCTGCGGCGACAGAGCATCCACGGCTCCGGCGGCCCATGCGCTGGCTGCTGCTACTGCCTctcctgctgctgttgctgctgctgctaccgGGCCCAGCGGCCTCCCAGCTGCGATACTCCGTGCCAGAGGAGCAGGCACCCGGCGCGCTCGTGGGCAACGTGGCTCGCGCGCTGGGGCTCGAGCTGCGGCGCTTGGGGCCGGGTTGCTTGCGCATCAACCATCTGGGTGCGCCCAGTCCGCGCTACCTGGAGCTGGACCTGACGAGTGGAGCGCTCTTCGTCAACGAGCGCATTGATAGGGAGGCGCTGTGTGAGCAGCGGCCTCGCTGCCTGCTCAGCTTGGAAGTGCTGGCGCACAACCCCGTGGCGGTGAGCGCCGTTGAGGTGGAAATATTGGACATCAACGACAACTCACCGCGTTTCCCGCGGCCCAACTACCAGCTTCAGGTAAGCGAATCGGTGGCGCCTGGAGCGCGCTTTCACATAGAGAGTGCGCAGGACCCTGACGTGGGCGCCAACTCAGTACAGACCTATGAGCTCAGCCCCAGCGAGCACTTCGAGCTGGACCTTAAGCCCCTGCAGGAGAACAGTAAAGTGCTTGAGCTGGTGCTGCGTAAGGGCCTAGACCGGGAGCAGGCAGCCTTGCACCACCTGGTTCTCACAGCCGTGGATGGGGGCATCCCAGCCCGCTCGGGTACGGCACAGATCTCTGTGCGTGTCCTGGACACTAACGACAACTCTCCTGCCTTTGACCAGTCCACTTATCGCGTCCAGCTACGGGAGGACTCACCCCCAGGCACATTGGTGGTGAAACTGAATGCCTCAGACCCGGATGAGGGCTCCAATGGTGAGCTCAGGTACTCCTTGAGCAGCTACACGTCGGACCGGGAGAGGCAGCTCTTCAGCATAGATGCCAGTACTGGGGAAGTGCGAGTAATTGGGGGGCTGGATTATGAGGAAGCCTCCTCCTACCAGATCTATGTGCAGGCGACTGACCGGGGTCCAGTGCCCATGGCAGGTCACTGCAAGGTGCTGGTGGACATCGTGGACGTGAATGACAATGCCCCAGAAGTGGTGCTCACGGACCTGTATAGCCCAGTGCCTGAGAATGCTACACCCAACACAATTGTGGCAGTTCTCAGTGTCAATGACCAAGACTCAGGCCCCAACCGGAAAGTGAGCCTGGGTCTGGAGGCCACACTGCCTTTCCGACTGAATGGCTTTGGAAACTCCTATACACTGGTGGTGAGTGGCCCACTGGACCGAGAGCAGGTGGCTGTCTACAACATCACGGTGACAGCCACTGATGGGGGAATACCACAGCTCACATCCCAGCGGACACTGAAGGTTGAGATCTCTGACATCAATGACAATCCACCAAGCTTCCTGGAGGACTCCTATTCCATCTACATACAGGAGAACAATTTGCCAGGTGTGTTGCTCTGTACTGTGCAAGCCACAGACCCAGATGAAAAGGAGAATGCAGAGGTGACCTACTCCCTTCTGGAGAGGGAGATTCAAGGGCTGCCAGTCACCTCCTATGTCTCCATTAACAGTGCCAGTGGCAGCCTTTATGCTGTCAACTCCTTTGACTATGAGAAGTTTCGGGAGTTCTTTGTGACTGTGGAGGCTCAGGACAAGGGGAGCCCACCACTGAGCAGCACCGTGACTGCCAACGTGTATGTGGTGGACATGAATGACCATGCCCCTCACATTCTGTACCCTACCTCAACCAACTCGTCAGCAGCCTTCGAGATGGTGCCTCGAACTGCCCCTGCTGGCTACCTGGTCACCAAAGTCATAGCCATGGACTCAGACTCTGGGCAAAATGCTTGGCTTTTTTACCATCTAGCCCAGACTTCTGACCTGGACCTCTTTAAAGTAGAGCTGCACACAGGAGAAATTAGGACTACCAGGAAGATGGGAGATGAGAGTGGTAGCACTTTCAACCTGACTGTGGTAGTCCGAGATAATGGAGAGCCATCACTATCAGCCTCTGTGGCTGTTACGGTAGCTGTGGTGGATAGGGTTTCCAAAATCCTCCCTGACACTCAGAGACACATTAAGAGCCCTCGGACATACTCTGAAATTACCCTTTATCTAATAATAGCATTAAGCACAgtgtcttttatatttcttttgacaATCATCATTTTGAGCATCATCAAGTGCTACCACTACACTGCGTATGGCACTGCATGCTGTGGAGGCTTCTGTGGAGTAAGGGAAAGGTCCCCTGCAGAACTTTACAAACAGGCCAACAACAATATTGATGCCAGGATACCGCATGGCCTCAAAGTGCAGCCTCACTTCATTGAAGTTCGAGGGAATGGCTCTCTCACCAAGACCTACTGCTACAAGGCCTGTCTGACAGCAGGCTCAGGGAGTGACACTTTCATGTTTTACAATACAGGGGCCCAGACAGGACCAGGGCCTTCGGGAGCCCAAGCAGCAGTGACTGACAGCAGGAACCTCACAGGCCAAAGTGGTCAGAGTGCTGGGAACCTGATTATTCTCAAAAACGAGGCTGTTTCTCAAAATGAG